The stretch of DNA ACCCATTACAAAATCAAAGTTGATGAATTTTAAATTTAGCTGCGCTTCGAATCCACGCACTCTCTTACCCCACAACATTAACTGTGAAAATCTTGGTGATGTATCACCGACATATAAATTAACTATACCGGTTTCAACCCAAAACAAGAACCGGTGTCTTGGTTGAAAAACCTTGTCTTCCAAGGAGGTTAGATATACCCTGGAGCCGTATTTTATTTTTCCGGAATTTCCACGAATTCGTGCTCCTATTTGGTGGTTATTACGCTCATTTCCACTATATTTATCAACTTTAGATTCTATAAAAACACTGCCCGACATGATTTTACTAGAGGGTCTACTTACTGTAGTACCTCTTGCAACAGCAGCTTGTGTTCCTGTTACTTGGAAATTCCATTGAATCGGTTTATAAGGATTACCGTTTGCATCAAATAAATTGACTTGAATGGTGTGAGCACCCACCGGTAAGAATGCCGGCGCGTAGGTGATCAGATCTGAAGTAATCTCAGCAACGACTATGCTACCATCTAAATAAAGCTGGGATCGAGTTGAATCAAACGCTGATGCATCAAGAAATACCGATACGGCGATGAAGACATCCTCGGGTGCAACTTTTTCCCCGGGCTCAGGACCAAGTACCAGATAATCTTCATCGCTTAGGTCTTGGCTTGCCTGTGGAGTAACTGTTGGAGTCTCGATCGTTGCTGGAGTGTCAGATCGAGGGGTTATTTGAATCGAAAAAGGGTTAAAATAGGGATCACTAACCGGTAAAGTGATAATCTCTGAACCTTTAATAAAGGAAAAAAAGTATTCAATTTTATCAGCAGAAAATGGGAATGCTGGTAACCTTCCCCGAAATTCGTTGCCAATATTATCTAAAATAATATATTCATAAGAATCTTCACCCGAAACACGGTAGTAAACCCGCATTTCATCACCCGAAGTAAACTCACCATCTACTTGAACCATAAGTTCTATAGGCTTGTTTTCTTCAGCCTGGAAGATTTGATCATGTATCAATCTTACTTGTGCATATGATAAAGACGTAATTGTTAAGAAAAGTAAAAACAAAATCAGACATTTGCCGCTCAACGAAAAAGCGATTGTGAATTTTCTCATATGCCTATTGCTCCTGATCTTCTTGTTGAATGATCAAATTTTTAATAGCTCCTTTTGCATCTCGAAATTCAATGCTAAAACCCTGGGCACCTTGAAATTCTGCTGGAAGATTGTTATTCTGAGTATTTTGCACATCAATATTTTGGCCATCTGATTTGCCAGTCTGACCCGCAACAATTTGGGATTGTGCGAATTGGTTTGCCAAATCGACAATGCCATCGAAAACAGTCAGGAATAAAGCTTTTAATGTTTCATCAATTCTTGCGAGGCCGGATGTGCCTTTTATAGTAGCAACCCCGTATGGAGTTTCCAATCGTATGGCCGTTTTTTGCCTCTTCCGAACATTAAAAAACAAAAGACCTGATGTCATTTCGATTCTTTTTACGATGGATTTATCTTCTTTCTTGCCATGAATCGTAATATTGGAATTTCCCCAAATCCGCATCAATGTTTTATCATCCGTAAAAACCAGGGCGGCTTGTCCAGCTTTTCCGGTTCTGAGAACGTCTCCGTTTTTAAAACGGCTGCCTTTTTTCCCTTTCTGAAAGTTTGTGGAATTTTGTTTTTTAACTTCCACATCTCCTTTGGATTTAAATAGTAATGCAATATTTTGAGCCTGGGATAAGTTAGCGAAAAAGAGCACTAATAAGCTGGTTAAGAGAATTGTTTTTCGTTTCATTTTCTTGCCTCTAAATTATTGTATGGTTGAACTTGTTTGTTGGTTTTGGGCTATCCAATTTTCAATTGCTGTTTTTAATTCTTCCAAAGAACTGGGTTGACCATCTTTTGTAACCACTCCGGAAGGAACAAAACCCATTAGCTTATCCGGATCACTAAACCAGCTGTCGACTTCAGTTTGACCATATAAATCATAAAGCAAACCTTTAATGATTTCCAACTGAGAGTTGCCGGCAAGATCGCCCGGAGAACCGACTTTAAAAGCGTAGGCCTCACTTTTAAATGAATCAAAATCCGGCCCTCCGGAAGTTTGAACATTTAGTTGAATACGCCATAAGTATATTTTACCAGCTTCAAAAGGAAAAAATTCTGACTGAGGTGTAAAAGTATTTACACCACCAATAAGATTCTCATTAATCAGAGGAAGACTGTTGAAAGCTGCTTCCTGGTCATCCCCATCTGGCCATTCAACTACAATCAAGTTAATATCTGTACTATTTGTATCCCACGAAAAAGTTGGATTGGAGAAATAAATTATCGGGATATCCGGATCATACTGGCTTTGAGGATCAGGAATTCCAGGTGAAATTAATTGCACGAGTGTTGGA from candidate division KSB1 bacterium encodes:
- a CDS encoding FecR domain-containing protein, with the protein product MKRKTILLTSLLVLFFANLSQAQNIALLFKSKGDVEVKKQNSTNFQKGKKGSRFKNGDVLRTGKAGQAALVFTDDKTLMRIWGNSNITIHGKKEDKSIVKRIEMTSGLLFFNVRKRQKTAIRLETPYGVATIKGTSGLARIDETLKALFLTVFDGIVDLANQFAQSQIVAGQTGKSDGQNIDVQNTQNNNLPAEFQGAQGFSIEFRDAKGAIKNLIIQQEDQEQ